A stretch of Pogona vitticeps strain Pit_001003342236 chromosome 5, PviZW2.1, whole genome shotgun sequence DNA encodes these proteins:
- the HAND2 gene encoding heart- and neural crest derivatives-expressed protein 2, translating to MSLVGGFPHHPVVHHEGYPFAAAAAAAAAAASRCSHEENPYFHGWLISSHPSEMSPPDYSMALSYSPEYANGAPGLEHSHHYVGGGVAPPGSGGGPPGLGGGPRPVKRRGTANRKERRRTQSINSAFAELRECIPNVPADTKLSKIKTLRLATSYIAYLMDLLAKDDANGEAEAFKAEIKKTDVKEDKRKKELNEILKSTVSSNDKKTKGRTGWPQHVWALELKQ from the exons ATGAGTCTGGTGGGGGGCTTCCCCCACCACCCCGTGGTCCACCATGAGGGCTACCccttcgccgccgccgctgcggccgccgccgccgccgccagccggTGCAGCCACGAGGAGAACCCGTACTTCCACGGCTGGTTGATCAGCAGCCACCCCTCGGAGATGTCTCCGCCCGACTACAGCATGGCGCTCTCCTACAGCCCCGAGTACGCCAACGGGGCGCCGGGCCTGGAGCATTCGCACCACTACGTGGGCGGCGGCGTGGCCCCTCCGGGCAGCGGCGGCGGGCCGCCGGGACTGGGAGGCGGGCCCCGGCCGGTCAAGCGCCGGGGGACGGCCAACCGCAAGGAGAGGCGCAGGACTCAGAGCATCAACAGCGCCTTCGCCGAGCTGCGCGAGTGCATCCCCAACGTGCCGGCCGACACCAAGCTCTCCAAGATCAAGACCCTGCGCCTGGCCACCAGCTACATCGCCTACCTCATGGACCTCCTGGCCAAAGACGACGCCAACGGCGAGGCCGAGGCCTTCAAGGCCGAGATCAAGAAGACCGACGTCAAGGAGGACaagaggaagaaggagctg AATGAAATATTGAAAAGCACAGTTAGCAGCAATGACAAGAAAACCAAAGGGAGGACTGGCTGGCCGCAGCATGTATGGGCGTTGGAGCTCAAGCAGTGA